In one Balaenoptera acutorostrata chromosome 5, mBalAcu1.1, whole genome shotgun sequence genomic region, the following are encoded:
- the NPY1R gene encoding neuropeptide Y receptor type 1, producing the protein MNSTLFSQVENHSIYYNFSEKNSQFLAFENDDCRLPLAMIFTLALAYGAVIILGVSGNLALIIIILKQKELRNVTNILIVNLSFSDLLVAIMCLPFTFVYTLMDHWVFGEAMCKLNPFVQCVSITVSIFSLVLIAVERHQLIINPRGWRPSNRHAYVGIAVIWVLALASSLPFLIYQVLTDEPFQNVTLDAFKDKYVCFDKFPSDSHRLSYTTLLLVLQYFGPLCFIFICYFKIYIRLKRRNNMMDKMRDNKYRSSETKRINIMLLSIVVAFAVCWLPLTIFNTVFDWNHQIIATCNHNLLFLLCHLTAMISTCVNPIFYGFLNKNFQRDLQFFFNFCDFRSQDDDYETIAMSTVHTDVSKTSLKQPSPVTLKKIHTDDTEKI; encoded by the exons ATGAATTCAACGTTATTTTCCCAGGTAGAAAATCATTCAATCTATTATAATTTTTCAGAGAAGAATTCCCAGTTTTTGGCTTTTGAAAATGACGATTGTCGTCTGCCCTTGGCCATGATATTCACGTTAGCTCTTGCTTATGGAGCTGTGATCATTCTTGGGGTCTCTGGAAACCTGGCCTTGATCATCATCATCTTGAAAcaaaaggagttgagaaatgtcACCAACATCCTGATTGTGAACCTTTCCTTCTCAGACTTGCTTGTTGCTATCATGTGTCTCCCCTTCACGTTTGTCTACACGTTGATGGACCACTGGGTTTTTGGTGAGGCAATGTGCAAGCTGAACCCGTTTGTGCAGTGTGTTTCCATCACTGTGTCCATCTTCTCTCTGGTCCTCATTGCCGTGGAACGGCATCAGCTGATCATCAATCCACGGGGCTGGAGACCAAGTAATAGACATGCTTATGTAGGCATTGCTGTCATCTGGGTCCTTGCTTTGGCttcttctctgcccttcctgATCTACCAAGTATTGACGGATGAACCGTTCCAAAATGTGACCCTTGATGCGTTCAAGGACAAGTACGTCTGCTTTGATAAATTTCCATCAGACTCTCACCGGTTGTCTTACACCACTCTCCTCTTGGTGCTGCAGTATTTTGGCCCactctgttttatatttatttgctaCTTCAAG ATATATATAcgcttaaaaagaagaaacaacatgATGGACAAGATGAGAGACAATAAGTACAGGTCCAGCGAAACCAAAAGAATCAACATCATGCTGTTGTCCATTGTGGTGGCGTTTGCGGTCTGCTGGCTGCCGCTCACCATCTTCAACACTGTGTTCGACTGGAATCATCAGATCATTGCTACGTGCAACCATAATCTgttattcctgctctgccacctcACAGCCATGATCTCCACCTGTGTCAACCCCATATTTTACGGCTTCCTGAACAAAAACTTCCAGAGAGACCTGCAGTTCTTCTTTAACTTCTGTGATTTCCGGTCTCAGGATGACGACTACGAGACCATCGCCATGTCCACCGTGCACACGGATGTTTCCAAGACGTCTCTGAAGCAGCCAAGCCCAGTCACGCTTAAAAAGATCCACACTGATGATACTGAAAAAATCTGA